The Paenibacillus sp. FSL R7-0204 genome includes a region encoding these proteins:
- a CDS encoding ATP-binding cassette domain-containing protein — protein MKLLEAVSLNKKYGMKRGWFTSDIRSVHAVKNLSFSLESGETLGLVGESGCGKSTLARLLLGLEKPSSGRVLYRSADYTDWSFSEMRKIRSRMQMVFQNSLASFNPLFTVEQIIGEPLRNYGERKAGARRILVADTLELVGLEQKHIHSYPHELSGGQQQRVGIARAIALRPELIICDEPFSSLDVTLRKQMMDLLQELKRELGLSYVFITHDLSVVNRFCDSVAVMYQGGIVEKQSGAHIMQQADHPYTRRLLSSVPVQDPRLRRKDREKEYRE, from the coding sequence GAAGTATGGAATGAAAAGGGGGTGGTTCACATCTGATATCAGGAGTGTGCATGCCGTGAAGAATCTGTCCTTCAGTCTGGAGAGCGGAGAAACCCTTGGACTGGTGGGTGAAAGCGGCTGCGGGAAGAGTACCTTAGCCAGACTCTTGCTGGGACTGGAGAAACCCTCCTCTGGTAGAGTGCTGTACCGAAGTGCGGATTATACAGACTGGAGCTTCAGCGAGATGCGTAAGATCCGCAGCAGGATGCAGATGGTGTTCCAGAACAGTCTGGCTTCCTTTAATCCACTGTTCACAGTAGAGCAAATTATCGGAGAGCCTCTGCGGAACTACGGGGAGAGGAAGGCCGGCGCGCGGAGAATTCTGGTAGCTGACACGCTTGAGCTTGTTGGACTTGAGCAGAAGCACATTCATAGCTATCCGCATGAACTCAGCGGCGGCCAGCAGCAAAGGGTCGGAATTGCCAGAGCTATTGCACTGCGCCCGGAGCTGATCATCTGTGATGAACCGTTCTCCAGTCTAGATGTCACCCTGCGCAAGCAGATGATGGATCTGTTGCAGGAGTTGAAGCGTGAGCTGGGATTATCCTACGTGTTCATTACACATGACTTGTCGGTCGTGAACCGTTTTTGCGACAGTGTGGCGGTTATGTATCAAGGGGGAATTGTGGAGAAGCAATCAGGTGCGCATATCATGCAGCAGGCAGACCACCCGTATACAAGAAGATTGCTCTCCTCGGTACCGGTGCAAGACCCCCGCTTAAGGAGAAAAGATAGAGAAAAGGAGTACAGAGAATGA